CCGCGTCAACACCGACCAGCAGACCGGACAGACCGTGATCGCGGGCATGGGCGAGCTGCACCTCGAGATCATCGTCGACCGGCTGAAGCGCGAGTTCAGCGTCGAGGCGACGGTGGGCCGTCCGCAGGTCGCCTACAAGGAAACGCTCACCCGTCCGGCTGACGGCGAGATGAAGTACGCCAAGCAGACGGGCGGCCGCGGGCAGTACGGCCACGCCAAGATCCACGTGTTCCCGGGCGAGCCGGGGACCGGCTACGTGTTCGAGAACAAGATCGTCGGCGGCTCCATCCCCAAGGAATTCATCAAGCCGATCGACGAAGGGATCAAGGAAGCGCTCACCCGCGGCGTGCTCGCCGGCTATCCGATCGACGATGTCCGCGTCGAGCTGTACGACGGTTCGTACCACGACGTCGACTCGTCGGAAATGGCGTTCAAGATCGCCGGCTCGATGGCGTTCCAGGACGCGGCGAAGAAGGCCAAGCCGGTGCTGCTCGAGCCCGTGATGCGGGTCGAGGTGGTCGTCCCCAAGGAATACATGGGGGACATCATGGGCCAGATCTCGAGCAAGCGCGGCCAGATCCTCTCGCAGGACGAGCGCGGCGGCTCGCAGATCATCAACGCGCGGGTGCCGCTGGCCGAGATGTTCGGCTATGCCACGGATCTCCGCTCACGCACCCAGGGGCGCGCCAGCTACTCGATGCACTTCGATCGGTACGAGCAGGCGCCCAACAACGTGAGCGAAGAGGTCGTGGCGCGGGTGCAAGGAAAGACGTAGGGGAGACTTCGCCGTCAACTCCCAACGGGCAACGCCCAATTCCCAAAACTCCCAGGCGCTGACTGGGAGTTGGGAGTTGGGAGTTATTCGGGAGTTGGAAGTTGGTCGTTGGGAATTGACAGGATTCAGATAAATGGCTTCACCTTTTAGCGACAAGATCCGCATCCGACTCAAGGCCTACGACAGCCGGGTGCTGGATCAGTCGACGACGGAGATCGTGGACACGGCGCGGCGCACCGGGGCGCGGCTGGCGGGGCCGATTCCGCTGCCGACCGAGAAGAACAAGTGGACGGTGCTGCGCTCGCCGCACGTCGACAAGAAGTCGCGCGAGCAGTTCGAGCTGCGCACGCACAAGCGGCTGATCGACATCTTCGAGCCGACGCCGCAGACGGTGGACGCGCTGATGAAGCTGGATCTGCCGGCTGGCGTGGACGTCGAGATCAAGGCGTTCGGCAAGGAACACAAGTAGCTGCCGGCTCCCGGCCTCCGGCCAGCGGCTGGAAGCGGGACGCGGGTAGCTGGCAGCTGCTGGAAGCTGGCAGCGGGAAGCTGGAAGCGGACATGGTGAACGGAATCATCGGTAGAAAAGTCGGCATGACGCAGCTGTTCGCGGCTGACGGCACCGTCACGCCCGCGACCGTCGTCAAGGCCGGCCCG
This genomic interval from Vicinamibacterales bacterium contains the following:
- the rpsJ gene encoding 30S ribosomal protein S10, translating into MASPFSDKIRIRLKAYDSRVLDQSTTEIVDTARRTGARLAGPIPLPTEKNKWTVLRSPHVDKKSREQFELRTHKRLIDIFEPTPQTVDALMKLDLPAGVDVEIKAFGKEHK